GCAAGGATTGCCGGAAGTCCTCCATTTCTTCAGTGGCCGAGAGGGCCGCGGAGATGGCTCCGAACTCGGGTCCGGCAGTCAGGACGCAATCGATGTAGGCGGCGCTGACAATCCCCGCGACGTCCTCGAGCGTCCGTCCCTTGGCCTCCAGGGCGGCGCGCATCGCCAGGGTCTGTCGCTCGTCATAGTCTCGATACAGGGCGATGAGCAGTCCGGCTCGTGTGCCGAAATGCTCATAGGCGATCGGCTTGGTCACGCCGGCTCGCTCGGCCAGGTAGCCGAGCGTCAGCGCTTCGGTTCCCTCGGTCCGGACGATCTCGGACGCGGTCTCCAGGAGTTGGCGCCTCCGCTGCTCCTTCGCCATTCGTTTCGCTGTGGCCAATGAATGCTCCTCTCGTTTGCTGGCTTCCCGCGTCATCGAAGAGGTTCGCTTGACCCGGATACCCCCCCATATTACTACTGGTAACCTACTTTTGGTAAGTAGCGGATGACAGGGGGTCGTCATGAAGTCACGCATTCTCATCGCAGGCGGTTACGGGATCGTGGGCAGCGCCATCGCGCGGCACGTCAGGAAGGTCAGCAAGGACGTCGAACTCATCCTCGCGGGGCGGACGCCCGAGAAGGGAGCGGCGCTCGCCCAGGAGTTGGGCGGTGCCAGGACGGCCCATCTCGATGTGGCGGATTCCGCGCGGGGACTGCGCGAGGTGGGGCCCATCGACCTCATCGTCGCGGCCCTGCAGGACCCGGGCGACAGTCTCATCCACGCCGCTCTCGCGCAGGGCATCGCCCACATTGGCATCACGAAGCTGGCCGAGGACATTGCACCCGTCACGTTCACGGCATTGAGAACGCCCCCCAAACGCCCCATCGTTTTGTTAGGCCACTGGCAGGCGGGCGTGCTGACCCTCGTTGCGAGCAAGGCAGCCGAGGTGTTCAGCCGTGTCGACTCCATCCAGGTGGCGGGGCTCTTCGACGCTCGTGATCCGATTGGCCCGATGACCGCTGGCGATGTCGAGCACTTCGTCGGCCGGGCGCTGCTACGTGAAGCCGGGAACTGGGCCTGGGTTGACGCTACGCGGCACGCGAGACCTGTTCGTCTCTCGGATGAGAGCGTCGTCCAGGGTGTTCCGATGTCCGTACCCGACGTGCCGAGCCTCGCGGCGATCACCGGCGCGGCGAACGTCCGCTTCGACTTCCTGCAAGGCGAGTCCCTCGGCACTCGCGCCGGACGCCAGGCCTCCCATGATCTCTACATCGACATCGAGGGGCTCCTGAGGGACGGGAAGCGGGCCAGTCGTCGGACGGTGGTGTCCGGCCCCTCTGGCAATGCGCATCTCACGGCCCTGGGGGTGTTGGTCGCCATCGAGCGCGTCCTGGGGTTGGACGGTCGGCCCGCCGCCAGTGGCGGACTGCATCTCCCTGAAACGCTCGTGGCTCCTGACGAGGCGCTCGCACGGTTCAAACAATTCGGCGTTCAAGTCGTCGGCGATGCTTGAACGCGAGCCTGTCGCCCTCCAAACCCATCCTCACCCCAGGGGCAGTTCCAGCGTGGCCGTGGCGCCCAGGCCGGGCCCCTCGCTCTCCAGGGTGAGCCGGCCCCCCAACAGCTTCGCCGCCAGGGCACTGGAATGCAGGCCCAGGCCGTGCCCCCCTTCCCGCGTGGTGAAGCCCTGAGCGAAGAGCCGCTCGCGGATCTCCGGCGTGAAGCCCATGCCGGTGTCCACCACCTGGATGCAGGCCCTGTCGTCCTGGGCCCAGAGCCGCACGCGCAGGTGCCGTCGCCCCTCGGGCAGGCCGTCCATGGCGTTCTTCGCGTTGCTGATGAGGTTGACGAGGATCTGCAACACCTTGTGTTTGTCCAACCGCACCCGGGGAAGCCTGACGAGCTCCTGGGTGACGGACACCCCGTGGTGCTGCAGCGAAGGCAACTGGATGCTCAGCGCGTCGTCGACGAGCTGGGACAGCTCACACTCCTCGGTGAGCAGGGTGCCGTGGGAGTAGGACTGCTGCACCTGGACGATGACCCGGATGTGATCCAGGTGCTTGCTCATGGCGCCCATGCTGTCCTGGAGCCTGCGCTGCTCGCGCAGCAGCTCGTCCCCCAGCGCGGAGAAATAGGCCGGAAGCTGCAGGCCGCGCGGATCCCGGGTGAGGAAGTCCGCCAGGTCCCCCTGGTGCTCCTCGAGCAGGGTGGAGATCTGCTTGAGCCGGCCCATGCGCGAGACATTCACCGTCTCGGTCATGCTCTGCAGGTTGACGACGGCGCTGGTGAGCACGTTGCCCACGTTGTGCAGCACGTTGGCGGCCACCTCCGCCATGCCCACCGCGCGCGCGGCGCCCACCAGCCGCGCCTGGGCCTGCTTCAGCTCGTGCGTGCGCTCCTCCACGCGCTTCTCCAGCTCGTCATTGGCGGCGCGCAGCGCGGCCTCCGCCCGCTGGACCTCGGCGTAGAGCCGGGCGTTCTCGATGGAGATGGCGGCCTGGGAGGCCAGGTGCCCGAGCAGCGCCAGCCGCGAGGGCGTGAAGGCATTGGTGGCCAGCCCGTTCTCCAGATACAGCACGCCGCGGAACGCCTCCTGGCGCAACAAGGGCAGACACAGCACCGAGCGGGCCCCACCGCGCTCGAGCCAGGGATCCGCCGAGAAGGGATGGGGCTGCGAGACATCCCCGATGAGCACGTGCTCGCGGGTGCGCCGGGTATACGCGATGAGGCTCCAGGGCAGCCGGGACTCGTCCGCTCCGGTGGTGTCCTCGGGGGACGGACCCACCACGGAGACCACCGAGAGCTTGTCGCCATGCGGCAGCAACAGGGCGCCGCGCTGGGCTCCGGCGTTCTCGATGGCCGCGCGCAACACCGTGGCCGCCAGGCGCTCGAGGACGATCTCCCCCGAGACGGCCTGCTGGGCCTTGACCAGGGTGAGCGCGTCGATCTTCGTGGAGTTCGTCTCCTCGGCGCGCTCGGAGGCCATCGGCGAGGCGGCCAGGTGCGGCCACTGGGCCTCCAGGTGCTGGACCTTGCCATGCGCGCCCCAACCCGCCCAGGCGTCCCGGGCCTGGCGCGCGTAGGAGTCCCCGAGCGTCTTCAGCTTCCGCTCGTACCAGAAGCGGGCGGCGAGCTCGCACGCCAGGGCGACATGCTGGATGAAACCGTGCGCGCGCGCGGATTCGTGCGCCTCCTCGTAGGCACGCAGGGCCTCGCCCTCCCGATCCTCGAGACGGGCCATCTCCGCGAAGACCATCCGCTCCGGGCCCCGGAACGTCGAGGGCTGATGGGCGGCCCACTCGGCGAGCTGTTGATGGTGCTGCTGCAGGGTCTGCTTCGCCGACGACCGCTGCTCCGGAGTCATCTTCGCGTGGCAGGCCGCCAGGCTCAGGGCATGGAAGAGGTGGAAGTCGAGGAGCTGGATCTGACAGAAGGACGCCCAGGCCAGCTCGGCGGCCCGGTTGCCCGCCTCGAGCGCCTCGGCCCAGGCGCCCGCGAGGAAGCGCGCCTGCATCTTGAAGCTCCAGTACCAGCAGCGCATGGTGCTCATGCGCGCGGGCGTCAGCCCGGCCTCGAAGGTGGCCTCGTCGAAGTCCTCCCCCGTCAGCGAGCCGAACGTGGACACGCCGCGCAGCTGCCGCACGAAGCGCTGTACGTGATGCACGACGGATTGCACGTCCGGGAAGCTCGCCTTGCGCACGAAGGCCAGGCGGATGACCGACTCCTGGTCCACCTCTTCCAGGTGGTGCCCCAGCATGCGCCGCACCGCGACGATGTGGTTGCAGCAGTAGCTGGCGATCAGCAGATCACTCGCCTGGAGCGCGTGATGGAAGCCCCTGCGCATGAGCTCCAGGGAGTTGCCGAGGGGCTCGGTCCAGTCGCTGAGGGTGCCCTGGATGTAGAACATCTTGCCGCGAAAGGTGGAGAGCTCATGCCGCTCGACGATGGCCCCGGCGAGCTGGCCGAAGGCATGGCCCTCCTGGTAGCGCTTGAAGATGGAGCCCAGCACCAGGCCGTACCAGCCATAGCCTTGCGCGGCCGAACCATTGAGCCCGTGGCGGATGCTCAGGCAGACCATCCGGCACAGGTTGACGATGAGCAGCTTCGTGTTGGTGAAGTACGCGGGCGCGAACATGGCGCCCAGCACGCTCATCGCCGCCTCGATGTCCGGGTCCGTCATGCGAGGCAGCTCGATCAGGCTCTCGATGGAGCGCTCTCCCAGCAGCGCCCAGACCTCCTCGTTGGCCGCCAGGACCTCGTCCCACGAGGGGGTCGCGGACATGGGGTAGCCCATCTGGGTGAGGCACTCCACCAGACAGACGAGGGCCGCGGAGATCTCACTGGCGGCCACATGGATGCTGCTCTTCAGGCGGTAGACCGCCGCGGTGTCCGTGCGCGTCCGGGCCCGGGGCAGCAGTTCCTCCACCAGGTGGCGTGCCTCGGCGGCCTTGCCGCTCATGAACTCACAGGTGGCCCGATCGAGCTGGATGCGGAAGGCCAGCGCGGGATCCGCCTCCCAGGGGTCTCCCGGAATCAACCGGTAGGCCGTGGCGAGGTAGGCCGCGGCCGAGCGGAACGCGGTGGTGGCCTTGGCGTTGCGACCCGCCTTGGCGTTGAGCCGCGCCAGGCGCAGGCGCTCCGTCGGATCGTCGATCAGCTCCATCCCGGCGTTCAGGTGGCTCACGATGTCGAAGAGCTGATCCTGGACCGTCTCGGGCGGCAGGCGCTCGAGCAGCAGGCGGCCGATGCGCAGGTGCACGGCCTTGCGCTGGGGCTCGGGGATGAGGGCCTGGGCCGCCTGCTGGATGCGATCATGAAGGAAGCGGAACTGCTCGCCCGGCCCGGTCCGCATCAGCATGCCCTCCTGGAGCGCGGGCGCCAGGCCCCGTGACACCTCGGAGGACTCCTCCATGTGGGAGATGAGGCGGAGCAGCTCCAGGGAGAAGGCGTTGCCCACGCAGGCGGCGAGCCGCAGCAGGTGCTGCGTGCCCAGGGGAAGCTGGCGCAGCTTGCCGGCCATGAAGTCGACGACGTTGTCGGAGTAGCCCCGGGCGCGGCTGGCGGCGGCGTCCCAGCGCCACGGGCCCTTGGGCAGACGGACGAGGAGCCCGTCCTGGTGGAGCGTCAGCAGGAACTGCTGCAGGAAGAAGGGGTTGCCGCCGGTCTTCTCGAGCGCCAGCACCGGCAGCGACTCGAGCACCTCGTCCCCCGCGCCCGGCAGCGCGTCCGCGACGAAGCGCCGCACCTCCTCGAGCGTCAACGGCTCGAGGTGCAGCTCGGTCATCCGCGCCCCGGCCGCGCGCAGCCCGTCCACCGTCTGCGCCACCAGGTGCGAGGCGTCCACCTCGTTGTCGCGGTAGGCGCCGATGAGCAGCACCGGAGGCGTCTCCGGGTGGGTGAGCAGTTGATGGAGGAGCTGGAGGCTGGCCAGGTCCGCCCACTGGAGGTCATCCAGGAAGAGGACGAGGGGGTGCTCGGGCGTGGCGAACACGCCGAGGAACTTGCGCAGGACGAGCTGGAAGCGGTGCCGGGCCTCGGCGGGAGGCAGCTCGCCGACGGAGGGCTGCTTGCCGGCGACGAGCTCGAGCTGGGGCACCACGTCCACGAGCACCTGGCCCTGGCCCTCCCAGGCCTCGTTGAGCCGCGCGCTCCAGCGTGCGAGCTCCTCGTCGGTGCTCGCGAGGAGCTGTTGCGTCAGGCCGCGGATGGCCTGGGCCAGGGTGATGTAGGGGATGTCGCGCTGGAGCTGATCGAACTTGCCGCTGAGGAAGAAGCCGCGCTGGCGCACCACGGGCCGGTGCAGCTCGTGCACCACGGCGGACTTGCCGATGCCGGAGTAGCCCCGGACGAGGAACAGCTCGGGACGTCCGCTCTGGGCCACGCGCTCGAACCCCTGGAGCAGGGCGGCGGCCTCGGAGCCGCGCCCGTAGAGGCGCTGGGGGAGCTGGAAGTGCGTGGGGTGATCGTGCTCGCCCAGGGGGAAGTCCTCGTGCACGCCGCGCAGGAGCGAGTCCCTGCACCGCGCGAGGTCCGCCGCGAGCCCCTCGGCGCTCTGGTAGCGCTCCTCGGCGACCTTGGCCATGAGCTTGAGGACGATGGCGGACAGCACGGGAGGCAGGTCCGGCACGCGCTCCCGCGGGGGCTGGGGTGCCTGGGCCATGTGGGCATGGAACCACTCGAGCGCGTCACGCGCCTGGAAGGGGCGGCTGCCGGTGAGTACTTCATAGAGGGTGACGCCCAGGGAGTAGAAATCGGAGCGGTGATCCACCGCGCGGTTCATGCGCCCGGTCTGCTCCGGAGACATGTACGCCAGGGTGCCCTCGATGAGCGTGGCGGGAGCGGCCTCCACGTGCTCGACGAGCTGGAAGGTGGCGGCGCCGAAGTCGACGAGGCGGGCGTCCCCGGACGACGTGACGACGATGTTGGCGGGCTTGATGTCCTTGTGGATGACGCCATGGCGGTGGACCTCCGCCAGGGTGGACACCAGGGAGAGGGCCAGCTCCAGGGCCCGGAGCACCTCGAAGGGGCGGCCGACGAGCGTGGACAGGGGCTCGCCCTCCACCGCCTCGAAGAGGAGCACCGGACGCTCCTGGAGCACCTCGCAGCCCAGTGCACGCGAGACGCCGCGCACGTCGCGCAGCCGCTGGAGGATGTCGAACTCACGCCGGTAGCGCTCGAGCGCCTGCGGGTCCGGCCCCGAAGTCAGGGGCGTCTTGAGGACGAGGGACGTGCCATCGGCATCACTCACCGCGTGGAAGAGCCGGTTGGTGCTCGTGGACCTGAAAGCCCCTCGAAGGGTGTAGCCTGGAATGGTCAGCATGCCGGGATGGATGAGACGGGATCCTACCTCAGGGGGTTCGAGGCGGTCGGTGACGCACCTCCCCAGCGCCTTCCTTACCCTTGATGACGGGGGGACGCACGGTCTTCACCCCAAGGGAACTCCCCCCACACAGGGGCCGCGCGCCATCGACGGGCTGCTCCCTCGCCGACTCCGGACCTCGGGTCACTTTTGTCCGGCTCACGTCGTGGGCAGGGGCGCGGGTCCGAGGTTGGAAGGATCGCGCACGAACTCCTCGGTGGGCGTGAGCCGCATGTTCGTCAGCCGGTGCCGCTCGACGAAGTGCTTGAACCGCTCGGAGACGACCACCTTCCCCTGCATGCCACGAGGGCGGAAGATGTCCTCTCCGGCCCAGGTGCCCGGCTCCAGGACGAAGCCGTGGGTGGCGTCGATGCCCGTCGCACGGCACTCGGTGCAGGTGGGGGGCGAGGAGACACGCACACGGTTGAGCACCAGGTCCACCGCCGCCCGGCCGAAGCAGGGCCAGACGACGAAGTAGGAAGGCACGGTGAGCGGCTCGCGCTTCTTCTTCGTCATGCGGCGCACCCGAACCACATCCACGGGATGGAAGCCCTCCAGTCCGGTGAGCCCCTCGGCGCGGAAGGCCTCCACGAAGCGTTCGGAGACAAGCAATTCGTACCCCACACCATCAATGAAGTCCCCGAGTTCCTCCCCATACAGTTCCAGCTTGACCCGATAGGGGGGAAGCCAGGTGAGCAATCCGATGATGTCGCCGCACTGCGGGCAACGCGGCGCGTCCGCCCGGTTGACAGGCTCGGCCTTTTCAAGACCAACATCGTAATGGGAAGAAAGGACTCCTTTTTCCAGGACGAAGAAGCGCGGGGAGAGCGAGGATTCAGAAGCCAAGGGGGAACCTCGCTCTCATATCTGGACGGCTGTAAATCTCACGTAACCGGGTCATGAACTCCTTGGGTGTTGCCTTGGGGTGCTCCTTGAGCCACGCGACAACCTCTTCATCGACCTTGCGGTGCCAGTCCTGGTAGCCACAGTGGGATTGCTCGTCCTTGGCCCGAGAAACGAAGCGTGGGTCCCGAGGTTGGTAGAGCCCCTTGAGCGTGGGGTGGTCCTCCAATCCCTTGGCAATGGGCCGGGAGATGAGGTGGTGGTTCTGGCCCTTGCAATGGGGCGGCTCGGAAGAGCCCAGCGATTGGGACAAGGACTCCGCCGCCGCCTGGAGCTGCTGCTTCGTGCTCTCGTCGCCCTTTCCCTCCATCCAGGTGGCCTGCTCCAGGAGTTCATGCACCTCGTCCAACACCTGGGCGGCCTTGCGCGCGTCGTCCCCCGCGAGGGTCACACAGGCACTCACCATGCCTTGCTTGCAACTGCACACCGCTGACATCTCGCCGGGCGTACAGGCCACCTGCGTCAACACCACCAGTAGCAAGCTCGAGAGCATGGGCCTTCTCCTGCAAGAAATATCCGGCACTTCCAACTTGAGGGGGGCGCGGAGATTACCCCGGCAGGCGACGTTGTCCCGGGCGTCGCACCCGGCGCTCCCGTCCAGCGTGCCGCACGAGAGAACGGCCACGCGCGCCGTGCCAGGCCCCCCGGCGAGCAATCAGACGTGGAGTGAAATCCCAAGAAAGTCGGGAACTTGAGGGGGCTGGCGAGCACATGGTACGACCCCCGCCGGCCCGTGGCCCATCGGCCACGCGTCTTGCCTGTCGGAGAGGGCTTTCCCATGAGCGAGCGCAACGAACTGCCGAGGTCGCCCACCTGGAGCACCACGGGTGCATCCGTGCTCCCCACCGTGCAGGCCCCCTCCCGCCCCGCCGTCTCCGAGGCCCTCGCTTCCCACCTGGGCGCACTGCCGCCCGCCGCCTCCAGCCCCGAGCAGGACGCCCGCGAGCGCATCGCCAGCCTGGAGCGCGAGGCGCGGGCGCTCGGCACCGAGCCCCAGGCCGCCCTGCTCTTCCATGAGATGGGCCGGCTCTGGGAGGACCCGCTCAAGAATCCCCGCAACGCGGCCATGGCCTACAACCAGGCCTACCGGATCGCTCCGCGCTTCCTCTCCAACATCCGCGCCGCGCGCCGCCTCTTCGCCGACGTGGGCAACTGGCAGATGGCCGTGCAGTTGCTCGAGGCGGAGCTCAACGCCACCGAGGAGCCCGCCGAGCGCGCCGCCCTCTTCTTCGAGAAGGGCAGTCTGCTCGAGGAGCGGCTGGGGCGCGTGGAGGAGGCCAGTGCCGCCTTCGCCCAGTGCCTGGAGCTCGAGCCGCGGGATCCCGCGCTGCTCACCCAGCTCGAGGCGCTCTACGCCGCGCGCAATGATCATTCCGCGCTCGTGGCGGTGTACCGGCTGCTGGCCATCGCGCTGGAGACGCCCGCGCTGCGCGCCCACTACCTCACCGCCGCGGGCCTGGTGCTCGACGAGCGCCTCAAGCGCACCGCGGAAGCCGCCGCGTGCTTCCGCGAGGCCTTCCGGCTGGACAGCGCGGATCCCCTGCTGCTCAACGCCCTCAAGCGCGTGGCCGTGCGCGAGGGCCGCGCCGAGGAGCTGCTCGAGGTGCTCACCGCCGAGGCCGAGGTGCTCGGGCCCCAGGGCGCGCCCGCCTGGCTGCAGTTGTGCAAGATGTACGAGCGGCTGGGGCGCAAGGAGGAGGCGCTCGCGGCGCTGCTCGACGCGCGGCGCGTGAGCCCCAACGAGTCGCTCATCCTCTCGGCGCTGGCCAACATCTACGAGACGCGCCACCGCTTCGAGGAGCTGGCGGACGTGCTGCTCGCGTGGGTGGGCTGCATCGGCGACGAGAGCGAGCTGGTGGCCATCAACCTGCGTCTGGCGGCGCTGTACGAGGAGGACCTCAAGCGCGACGCGGACGCCATCGCCCGCTACCAAGCCATCCTCGCGCGCATCCCCGGCCATGCCGCGGCGCTCGCGGGCCTGGGCAAGCTCTACTTCCGCACCCGCAACTGGGAGGGGCTCGTCTCCGTCTTCGACGCCGAGGCCGCCGCCACCCAGGAGCCCCGCGAGAAGGCCGCGCGCATGTACAAGGCGGCCGAGGTGATGGAGGAGCGGCTCAACCGGCAGGAGGAGGCCATCCAACGCTACACCGCCTGCCTCCAGGTCCAGCCGGGCTACTTCCCCGCCCAGAAGGCCCTCATCGGCCTCTACGAGCGCCAGGGCCGCTTCGCCGATCTCGTGGCCATGTACGAGCAGGATCTGCTGCAGACGCAGGACCGCGAGCAGATCATCGACACGCTCAACAAAGTGGCGATCATCCACGAGGAGCGGCTCAATGATCTGGCGCACGCCATCGAGTGCATGCGGCGCATCCTCGACCTGGCGCCGGATCACCTGCAGAGCGTGCGCAACCTGTCGCGGCTGCTGGAGCGCGCGGGGAACTTCCCGGAGCTGTTGCGCAACCAGGAGCTGGAGGCGTCGCTGGTGGGAGACACCAAGCAGGTGCTCGCGCTCTACCACCGCAACGCGGAGATCCTCGACGAGCACCTGAAGGATCGCCCCGGCGCCATCGCCGCCTATGAGCGCGTGCTCACGCTGATGCCCTCGTACCTGCCGGCGCTCAAGGCGCTCGGGCGGCTGTACTCGCAGGAGGGCAAGTGGGAGCAGCTCATCCGCATGTACCGCACCGAGGCGGAGTTCTCCACCAACCCGGACGCGGCCGCGGCGCTCATCCACAAGATTGGCGAGCTGTACGAGCACCGCCTCAAGGACGAGAGCCAGGCCGTCGCCTCCTACCAGGAGGTGCTCACGCTGGCCCCCAGCCACTTCCCGGCGCTGCGCGCGCTCGCGCGGCTCTACAAGGCCAAGGGCGCGTGGGAGAGCCTCATCGAGGTGCTGCGCTCGGAGGCGGCCAACCGCACGGATCCCATGGAGCGCGCCAACGCGCTCTACCACGCGGCCACCATCTGGGAGGATCAGCTCAAGCGGCCGGACATGGCCATCGAGGTGTTCCAGGAAGTGCTGCGCCTGGCTCCGGGCCACACCGCCACCCTGCGGGCCCTGGAGCGGCTGTTCCTCGCGGACGAGGACGTGAAGGAGCTGGTGGCGCTCTTGGATCGCGAGACGCAGATGGGGCAGACGGCGGGCGCCAAGGTGTCCGCGTACATGAAGCTCGCGCGGCTCTACCTGGATCACTTCCAGGAGCCGGCGCGCGCGGCCCAGTGCTGCGAGGCGGTGCTCGCGCTGGAGCCCGGCCACCTGTCGGCCCTCAAGACGCTCGAGCGCATCCGCGCGGCAGACCGGGCGCGCCGCGGCGAGCTGCGCCTGCGCCTGGCCGAGCTGGTGAAGGACGCGCGGCTGGGGCTCGCGCTGCGGGTGAACGCCGCGGCGGACCTGGACAAGGGGGTGGACCTCGAGGCGCTGCGGCAGGCGGTGGCGGCCAATCCCCGCGACGTGCGGCTCACCTTCGGCCTCGAGCGCGCCCTGCGCCAGGCGGGTGACGCGGCCGGCCTGTCCGAGCTGTACCTGCGCCGGCTCCAGGTGGTGACGGACGAGCTGGAGCGCGTGCAGTTGATGCTGCGCTGCGCGGACCTGGACGAGGGCAAGCTGAACAACTCGCTGCGCGCCGAGCAGGCCTACCGCGCGGTGTTGCAGTTGCAGCCGCAGTGTCTGCCCGCGCTGCAGGGCCTGCGGCGCGTGCTGGCCCGCCGGGGCGACGCGGCCTCCGCCCGGGTGTTGTTGGAGAGCGAGGCGAACGCCAGCCGAGATCCCCGCGGCGCCATCGAGTCCTTCATCTCCGCGGCCCGGCTCGCCGCGGGGGCCCTCCAGGACGCGGACGGCGCCATCTCCCTGTACCGCAAGGCGCTGGAGCGCGATCCCCTGGACGCGACGGCCACCGCCGGTCTGGAGGAGCTGCTGGCGGCGCGGGGCGGCGCGGGAGATCTGGCGCTGATGCAGCAGCGGCGCGCCGAGGCACGGCTGGCCCAGGGCGACACGGACGCGGCCGCCGACGCCCTGCTCCACGCGGCGAAGACGTACCTGACGGGCGTGGGAGACCAGGCACGTGCCCTGGAGCTGCTCGAGCGCACCCTGTCCCTGCGGCCCACGCTCCCGGAGGCCCTGGAGCTGCGCGCGCACCTGCTGCTGGAGCACCGCCGCTACGGCGAGGCCGCCGCCACGCTCACCCAGCGCGTCGAGCTCGGAGGAGATCCCGCGCTCGTGGCGAGGATGCACCTCACGCTGGGCGCGCTGTACCAGGATCACCTGGCCGAGCCGAGCCATGCCGCCGTGCACCTGCACGCCGCGCGCGAGGCCCTGCCGCACAACGTCGAGGTGCTCGAGCGCCTGTCGACGCTCTTCCTCCAGGTGCGCAACTGGACGGGGGCGATGGATTGCCTGCGGCGGCTGTTGGAGCTGGAGCTGCCGGTGGCCGACCGCGCGCGCCACACGGTGACGCTCGCGCAGGTGCACGAGCAGGGGCTGGGGGATCTCGCCACGGCCTCCGCGCTCTACCGCCAGGCATTGGACCTGAGCCCGGGGGACATGACGCTCGTGGACCGGCTGGCGACGCTGTACGAGCGCGCCGGCAAGCTGCCGGAGCTGTCGCAGATGCTGGAGACCCAGTCCGCGCAGGCCCAGGGCGCGGGGGACAGCAAGCGCGCGGTCACCCTGCGGCTGAAGGTGGCCGATCTGAGCGCGGGCCCCCTGAGCGAGCCCGCGCGCGCGGTGACGCTCTACCGGCAGATCGTGGAGGCCGAGCCGGGCAACGTCGCGGCGCGCGCGGCCCTCGCCAACCTGTACATGCGCGACGCGGCGTCGGCGCAGCTCGCCATCGAGGAGCACCGGCAACTCTTGCGCCTGGAGCCCACGCGCGTGGAGAGCCTGCACGCGCTCTTCCGGCTGTGGGAGGGCCTCAAGCAGAACGACAAGGCCTTCTGCGCCGCGTCGGTGCTGCACTTCCTGCGGGCGACGAACGAGGCGGAGGCCATCTTCTACACGGAGATGCGCAATCGCCTGCCCCTGGAGACGCAGGAGCGGCTGAGCGTGACGGATCTCGACACGGCGCTCACCCACCCGTCCGCGCGGGGGCCCCTGCTCGAGGTGCTCCGGGCCGTGGGAGATCAGCTCGGCAAGCTGCACCCGCCGCAGTTCGAGCTGCTGGGCGTCAACCGCAAGGACGACAAGCTCAAGCCGGAGCACGCCGTGTTCAAGGCCGTGCGCGCCGTGGCGCAGGTGTTCGGCGTGGAGGAGTTCGAGGTGTACCAGTCGCGCCGCGGACTGCTCGCCCTGGAGACCGGAGAGCCGCTCGCGGTGTGCGTGGGCCAGGACGTGGTGCGCCGCTTCAACGCCCGCGAGCAGAAGTTCCTCATCGGCCGCACGGTGATGGGCCTCTTCAACAAGACGGCGGTGCTCTCCAAGCTGTCGCGCGGCGAGACCCTGGATCTGTTCGGCAACTCGGTGCGCATCTTCGCGCCCCAGTTCACGGCGCTGGGGCGCAACAACGAGGAGCTGGTGAAGCAGTACCGCCGCGCCTACTCGCGCAAGGCGCTCAAGGCGCTGGAGCCGGCCGCGCTGGAGCTGGGTCCCCAGTCCAAGGTGGAGCTGCCGCCCATGCTCGAGGGCCTCGCGCTGTCGGCGGACCGCGCGGGCGCGCTCCTGTGCGGAGATGTATCGGTGGGCCTCTCGCTCGTGCTCAAGGAGGATCCGAACTTCGCCAACTCGCGCCTGGACCACACCGAGCCGCTGCTCCAGGCGCTGCGCGAGCGCGCCGATCTGCAGCAACTGCTCTCCTACGTGCTCGGCGACGACTTCCTGCGCCTGCGCCAGCGGCTCGGCCTGTCCCTGCCGTGAGCTGACCCGGAGGGGTCGAGGCGGGGCGCGCCTTCGCTCCGCGCGCCCCCGCTCCTTACGGCCCGAGCGAAATCCTCGACCACGCCTGTCGCGCGGAGGCGTCCAGGAACGGGACTTCCGGCCCGCAAGGGGTTCCGTCGGTTTTTGTCGGCCATCCACCTTTACAAGTGGGATAACGCTCCTGTATCAATCCAGTGTCGCACTCCCGTTTACTCGGGAGTGAACTCCAAGGACCTCGCGGTCCACCGGATCACCGGAGGGGTGATCCGGAAAACCAAGCAACGCCAGTTGAGATAGCTCGCGAAGGGACGGAGCAGGGCCGTCGTGTGTGCGCGCTCACGCCGACCCTTC
This window of the Cystobacter fuscus DSM 2262 genome carries:
- a CDS encoding TetR/AcrR family transcriptional regulator yields the protein MAKEQRRRQLLETASEIVRTEGTEALTLGYLAERAGVTKPIAYEHFGTRAGLLIALYRDYDERQTLAMRAALEAKGRTLEDVAGIVSAAYIDCVLTAGPEFGAISAALSATEEMEDFRQSLRDSYVAEYRKAFARFVKLPRQEGEVLMEGILGASEALAQAAASGRTSREQAIAALSRIMLGALSAPDRP
- a CDS encoding trifunctional serine/threonine-protein kinase/ATP-binding protein/sensor histidine kinase gives rise to the protein MLTIPGYTLRGAFRSTSTNRLFHAVSDADGTSLVLKTPLTSGPDPQALERYRREFDILQRLRDVRGVSRALGCEVLQERPVLLFEAVEGEPLSTLVGRPFEVLRALELALSLVSTLAEVHRHGVIHKDIKPANIVVTSSGDARLVDFGAATFQLVEHVEAAPATLIEGTLAYMSPEQTGRMNRAVDHRSDFYSLGVTLYEVLTGSRPFQARDALEWFHAHMAQAPQPPRERVPDLPPVLSAIVLKLMAKVAEERYQSAEGLAADLARCRDSLLRGVHEDFPLGEHDHPTHFQLPQRLYGRGSEAAALLQGFERVAQSGRPELFLVRGYSGIGKSAVVHELHRPVVRQRGFFLSGKFDQLQRDIPYITLAQAIRGLTQQLLASTDEELARWSARLNEAWEGQGQVLVDVVPQLELVAGKQPSVGELPPAEARHRFQLVLRKFLGVFATPEHPLVLFLDDLQWADLASLQLLHQLLTHPETPPVLLIGAYRDNEVDASHLVAQTVDGLRAAGARMTELHLEPLTLEEVRRFVADALPGAGDEVLESLPVLALEKTGGNPFFLQQFLLTLHQDGLLVRLPKGPWRWDAAASRARGYSDNVVDFMAGKLRQLPLGTQHLLRLAACVGNAFSLELLRLISHMEESSEVSRGLAPALQEGMLMRTGPGEQFRFLHDRIQQAAQALIPEPQRKAVHLRIGRLLLERLPPETVQDQLFDIVSHLNAGMELIDDPTERLRLARLNAKAGRNAKATTAFRSAAAYLATAYRLIPGDPWEADPALAFRIQLDRATCEFMSGKAAEARHLVEELLPRARTRTDTAAVYRLKSSIHVAASEISAALVCLVECLTQMGYPMSATPSWDEVLAANEEVWALLGERSIESLIELPRMTDPDIEAAMSVLGAMFAPAYFTNTKLLIVNLCRMVCLSIRHGLNGSAAQGYGWYGLVLGSIFKRYQEGHAFGQLAGAIVERHELSTFRGKMFYIQGTLSDWTEPLGNSLELMRRGFHHALQASDLLIASYCCNHIVAVRRMLGHHLEEVDQESVIRLAFVRKASFPDVQSVVHHVQRFVRQLRGVSTFGSLTGEDFDEATFEAGLTPARMSTMRCWYWSFKMQARFLAGAWAEALEAGNRAAELAWASFCQIQLLDFHLFHALSLAACHAKMTPEQRSSAKQTLQQHHQQLAEWAAHQPSTFRGPERMVFAEMARLEDREGEALRAYEEAHESARAHGFIQHVALACELAARFWYERKLKTLGDSYARQARDAWAGWGAHGKVQHLEAQWPHLAASPMASERAEETNSTKIDALTLVKAQQAVSGEIVLERLAATVLRAAIENAGAQRGALLLPHGDKLSVVSVVGPSPEDTTGADESRLPWSLIAYTRRTREHVLIGDVSQPHPFSADPWLERGGARSVLCLPLLRQEAFRGVLYLENGLATNAFTPSRLALLGHLASQAAISIENARLYAEVQRAEAALRAANDELEKRVEERTHELKQAQARLVGAARAVGMAEVAANVLHNVGNVLTSAVVNLQSMTETVNVSRMGRLKQISTLLEEHQGDLADFLTRDPRGLQLPAYFSALGDELLREQRRLQDSMGAMSKHLDHIRVIVQVQQSYSHGTLLTEECELSQLVDDALSIQLPSLQHHGVSVTQELVRLPRVRLDKHKVLQILVNLISNAKNAMDGLPEGRRHLRVRLWAQDDRACIQVVDTGMGFTPEIRERLFAQGFTTREGGHGLGLHSSALAAKLLGGRLTLESEGPGLGATATLELPLG